The window ATCTATAATGAAAAGTGCCCTTCTTGCCATTGAAGCTTATTTCCACAGGTTGATGAAAAGCTATGAAGGAGTCGATTGTTTCATTGCTCCGAGTTATTTCTTAGCTGAGAAGATTGAAGCGGTAAGGCCTGAATTGGGGCAGGTGAGAGTGCTTTACAATGGTATCGACACGGAGGCCATTCTACCGAGTGAAATAGACAATGGATATATACTTTATTTAGGTCGTCTTTCAAAAGAAAAAGGGGTGCCCACGCTCCTTAAAGCTTACCAAAAACTCAAGATAAAGCCTCAATTAAAAATCGTTGGCACAGGGCCTTTGCTTGAGTCGCTCCGCGAGAATTATTCTGATGTAGTCTTTACTGGTTATAAAAGTGGAGATGAGTTGACTAGGCTTATCGCAAGGTCTTCTTGTGTTGTTGTTCCTTCGGAATGGTATGAGAACTGTTCAATGGTTGTTCTGGAAGCTATGGCATACGGAAAGCCTGTTGTCGGTTCTAAGGTCGGGGGCATCCCGGAACAAGTTGAAGATGGTGTTTCCGGTGCGCTCTTTACGATGGGGGACGCTGATGAGTTGGTCTTAAAACTGACTATGTTGATGGGAGATGTTGAGTTGAGGAGAAGGCTTGGGCGTGCCGCTCGAGCAAAAGTCGAAGATAAGTACTCTTTAGCTGCCCATAACCAAGGACTTATGGATATATATAGTAAGGTCCTTCATTCGTAAGAAGATAATAGGTATAATGAACATGAATGATATCCCAAACCCGCCAGAAGCTCTTTTAGCTGTTACATATAAGTGTAACG is drawn from Desulfovibrio mangrovi and contains these coding sequences:
- a CDS encoding glycosyltransferase family 4 protein; the protein is MKVLLANKFFFLNGGSETVFFQEREYLRNQGHGVIDFSMKDPRNIASAYGSYFVKNFDFKKSSSFKTALSFIHSVEAVSKISKLVEETRPDIAHLHNIYHQLTPSIIPALKSRGVKVILTLHDTKLVCPNYLSLCHESICDECKGKYYYKTILKDCQRSIMKSALLAIEAYFHRLMKSYEGVDCFIAPSYFLAEKIEAVRPELGQVRVLYNGIDTEAILPSEIDNGYILYLGRLSKEKGVPTLLKAYQKLKIKPQLKIVGTGPLLESLRENYSDVVFTGYKSGDELTRLIARSSCVVVPSEWYENCSMVVLEAMAYGKPVVGSKVGGIPEQVEDGVSGALFTMGDADELVLKLTMLMGDVELRRRLGRAARAKVEDKYSLAAHNQGLMDIYSKVLHS